In Monodelphis domestica isolate mMonDom1 chromosome 3, mMonDom1.pri, whole genome shotgun sequence, the following proteins share a genomic window:
- the LOC100028456 gene encoding L-serine dehydratase/L-threonine deaminase, translating to MSQEQQFHVKTPLRDSMALSKVVGPTVYLKMETAQPSGSFKIRGIGHLCKTWAERGCEHFVCSSAGNAGMAAAYAARKLNIPATIVVPNTTPSLTINKLKDEGATVKVGGETLDEAIKLAKALSKNNPGWIFVPPFDDPLIWEGHTTIVKELKEDLPGKPGAIALSVGGGGLLCGVVQGLVEVGWKDVPVIAMETQGAHSLNSALKAGKLVTLPKITSVAKALGVNTVGAQTLKLSQEHPVFSEVITDQEAVSALEKFVDDEKVLVEPACGAALAAIYSKVVQKLQAEGKLPAKLSSVVVIVCGGSNISLDQLQELKRQLGMKTG from the exons ATGTCTCAGGAGCAGCAGTTCCACGTGAAGACCCCCCTCAGGGACAGCATGGCCCTGTCCAAGGTGGTGGGCCCCACTGTTTACCTCAAGATGGAGACCGCCCAGCCCTCGGGGTCTTTTAAGATCCGGGGCATCGGACACCTGTGCAAGACG TGGGCTGAGAGGGGCTGTGAGCATTTCGTTTGTTCCTCAG CAGGTAATGCTGGCATGGCCGCAGCCTATGCTGCCAGGAAGCTGAACATCCCTGCCACCATCGTTGTGCCTAATACTACGCCCTCCCTCACCATCAACAAGCTCAAGGATGAGGGTGCTACCGTCAAGGTTGGAGGTGAG ACATTGGACGAGGCAATCAAACTGGCAAAAGCCCTTTCCAAGAACAATCCAGGCTGGATCTTTGTGCCCCCCTTCGATGACCCCCTCATCTG GGAAGGCCATACCACCATAGTGAAGGAGCTGAAAGAGGACCTTCCTGGCAAGCCGGGTGCCATTGCCCTGTCAGTGGGTGGCGGGGGCCTCCTGTGTGGCGTGGTGCAGGGCTTGGTCGAGGTGGGCTGGAAGGATGTACCTGTCATCGCAATGGAAACCCAAGGGGCCCACAGTTTGAATTCAGCCCTCAAAGCTGGCAAACTGGTCACGCTTCCCAAGATTACC agtGTGGCTAAAGCCCTTGGGGTGAACACTGTTGGAGCTCAGACTCTGAAGCTCTCCCAGGAACACCCTGTCTTCTCTGAAGTGATCACAGACCAAGAAGCAGTCAGTGCTCTGGAGAAGTTCGTAG ATGATGAGAAGGTGCTGGTGGAGCCAGCCTGTGGGGCAGCCCTGGCTGCAATCTACAGCAAAGTAGTACAAAAGCTCCAGGCTGAAGGGAAGCTCCCTGCCAAGCTGAGCAGTGTGGTGGTCATCGTGTGTGGTGGGAGCAACATCAGCTTGGATCAGCTGCAAGAGCTCAAAAGGCAGCTGGGAATGAAGACCGGCTGA